The region CTCCTTGGAATTCCACATCGGCCATCCCATGAAATAAAGTACTCCGACTCTTATCTGTCATATTTCTTCCAATCTACAAACTTGCTGCATGTCTCGGCGATCCTCCCTATAAACATATCTCACTATATTTTCCCGCCTTAGTCTGCAAAGTGTTTGCAAGGTGCATAAAATGTACAACAACGGTGGTGATATTCTCGGGACATTTCTTCTCTGTCTTGGTATCATCTGTACCCCCTATCTACAACGTATCACCAATCTCACATGGCCTGCCTCATACCCAAATCACACCCTCTATCTTACGGGCTCAAGACATCCCTCCCAAAAACACAAACGCTTTTCGttaccccctcccaaacccaaatATACCTAAACCCGGTATAATaccaaaagcaaaaaaaccGACTCGCTCAAgatcccccccccttcccttaCCCAGCCATAGTAAGCGTATAACTTGTAAtaacccccatcctctcgCTCGTCAACTTGAGGCTAATCCTCAACAGCTCCCTCGCCACCTCCGCTTCCTCCCTCTGCATCCTGCCCCACCCCTCCCGGTCCATaacccaaaccaccacacccccctcGCTCTCCACCACACACGTCGCCGTCCTGTTCGTCTCGCTGAAAAACGGCAGCTCCCCGCACGTGGTGCCCGCGACGATACTCTCGTACAGCATCCCCTGAGGGTGCTCATACTCGGCCCTCAAAATCCCCGACTCCAGCAGGTAAAACCCTTCTGCTTGCTCCCCTGCTTTGAAGAGGACCGTTCCGTGGGCGTATTCCTTTCTCTGAAAGTACCCCACAGCCCGGAACCAAAAGTCCTCGTTTTTATCCGAGACGTCTTGGAAGATGCGGAGGATGAGACGCAGCGGCTCTTTGAAAGACTGCCATCTCGTGAGTTTTTTGCGTACTTCCATCGTGCCAAGAGAGTTCTTGGCCGCTTCTCTCAGATGAGACCTCCTCGGCGACGACCCCAACAGGTCAGAAGACGAAAAATGCGGGCCCAGACTAGAAGGCACATCCAAGTTTGCCGAAGGTCTCGGTgagggttgctgctgctgttgctgaatgagctgctgctgctcctcctcttgctgGTTGGCATAGAGGGTTTTGAGAAGCTCGTTCTCGCAGTATTCCAGGGCTGAATTCAGTTCCGGGAGGAACTTTACTTCAATCCCGTCCTCTCCCAACCCGACCGCGCGGAGGGAGCGGCCCAAGGAACGTTCGGGCCCAACACCGCTGATGACGAGCTCGATGCCCTTGCCGTTGAGGAGGCGgctgatggtgttgaagacTTCGCCGGCCGAGTAATCCAACCCAGTGACTAGCCATAGGTCCAAGATGAGGAACTTGATAGGCCGCTTCTTGAACTGGTCCTCGGTGATGAGGTGTCtgatcttctcctcgacGCTGACGATGGTGCCGAAAAACAAATACCCCGAaagcttgatgatgttgatctGGCGACCAACCTGGCGCAGGTAGTGTTGCTGTGTAGGGTTTCTCCTCACTGTCGAGCCAACCACCTCTCCTGAATAACTGGCTCGAACAGCCGGCACCCTCGAAGCCTGAACAATCAACGAGATAAAAGCCAGCAAGATACCAACCCCGATACCCACGACAAAATCATAGATACCCATAATCAACACGATAGCAATGACGGTAAGATATTCAAGCAGcttgagcttcttcctcggctgCCACACGGCCTCCAGCAGCAACTCAAACCCAAGATCAAAGATGAGGACACCAACCATCATGATGGGAATAAAACCAATCAACGAAGGTCCGATCATCATGACTAAAAAGGTAAGGGCGGCAAGTATGTAACCTGCCAGCCGACTGTCGCCGCCTGAGCGCATAAAGAACAAGCTATTGGCGTAGACGAGGTAGTTTTGAATGCTGCCCACGCATCCAGAGAGGAAGTTCGAGTAGCCGTGAAGCTTGAGCTCGTGGTCAAGATCAGCATGATCCTCCCCCACATTGAGTGCGAGCGCTGGGACGTTGATGGGGACGTGCAAGATTCCGAAAAAGGTGAGGGCGAACATGGCGGGGACACACTGCACAATGGCGCTCCAGTCAACCAGGTGGAATTCTGTTGACATGTTAGCGGGAGGTTCACATAAAAAAACCGGTAGGAAAGTACGTACTGTAAAGCGTCCAGAAATACCACCACGGCTCACCCTCAGGAGGCCCCTGAAACACCCAGCCCTTCCCTCTCAGACTCTCTGTAT is a window of Podospora pseudopauciseta strain CBS 411.78 chromosome 1, whole genome shotgun sequence DNA encoding:
- a CDS encoding hypothetical protein (EggNog:ENOG503NZ2M; BUSCO:EOG09260A27; COG:P); amino-acid sequence: MSSPIFGQFSPWARRRSSTVSNHSQDHPEDQTITSTPPEPIPTSQNHNNNNNNNNNNNNDARFLSSSVGSVSHREPTRSYIHGSIRDPARLENIQSARSVRADTAELADYFLSDKKDGRSASFLSRARSLSSSARPDHAITGGSGGGRNNNNNNNNNNNNNNNEPGVTNNNNIANDLLGASISAETIEEVSEPPSPEPLDDSAEVDSGEGPSMIAAMLRRSPPEERYLLPHHKEDQIREDDVVEVTGDEDEDEDGDEEDDLSRLSTNEPRPLLSRWGAEEDETSPLMVSRSRESRRSYGISNGRNGSVDLESQKGPSRTGWLHRTVDSVKGGRGKVARGFKSWDRHALWKNVVVAPVACLPAVVVGLLLNILDALSYGMILFPLGSPIFANLGSAGISIFYVSTIISQLTFSTGSIFRGGVGSELIEVVPFFHNMAATITTLVGEDKPDAVIATTITSYALSSMLTGTVFYLMGKFEFGYIVGFIPRHILIGCIGGVGWFLVATGFEVTARMDGSLNYDLETVKKLAQADTVPLWIIPLVLAIVLFWGQSKITSKFFLPLYILVIPAAFYAVVSMLGAVDTESLRGKGWVFQGPPEGEPWWYFWTLYKFHLVDWSAIVQCVPAMFALTFFGILHVPINVPALALNVGEDHADLDHELKLHGYSNFLSGCVGSIQNYLVYANSLFFMRSGGDSRLAGYILAALTFLVMMIGPSLIGFIPIMMVGVLIFDLGFELLLEAVWQPRKKLKLLEYLTVIAIVLIMGIYDFVVGIGVGILLAFISLIVQASRVPAVRASYSGEVVGSTVRRNPTQQHYLRQVGRQINIIKLSGYLFFGTIVSVEEKIRHLITEDQFKKRPIKFLILDLWLVTGLDYSAGEVFNTISRLLNGKGIELVISGVGPERSLGRSLRAVGLGEDGIEVKFLPELNSALEYCENELLKTLYANQQEEEQQQLIQQQQQQPSPRPSANLDVPSSLGPHFSSSDLLGSSPRRSHLREAAKNSLGTMEVRKKLTRWQSFKEPLRLILRIFQDVSDKNEDFWFRAVGYFQRKEYAHGTVLFKAGEQAEGFYLLESGILRAEYEHPQGMLYESIVAGTTCGELPFFSETNRTATCVVESEGGVVVWVMDREGWGRMQREEAEVARELLRISLKLTSERMGVITSYTLTMAG